From one Doryrhamphus excisus isolate RoL2022-K1 chromosome 9, RoL_Dexc_1.0, whole genome shotgun sequence genomic stretch:
- the LOC131135892 gene encoding dehydrogenase/reductase SDR family member on chromosome X-like isoform X3, whose amino-acid sequence MRIHLLIFLSKEKDYHTWRIPVSPCSRDEQKGLAAIRRIHEEYNEAKVEFQKLDLASLQSVRQFVQSFKARDLPLNILVNNAGVMLVPEGRTQDGFEVHFSVNYLGHFLLTWLLLDTLKRSGKSGNFSRVVNVSSSAHCVGEIRLDDLNSNRCYSAHGAYCQSKLAQLLFSSHLHQELRHGGLPVSSCAVDPGMVDTDLYRHLWTPLRLAQGVASRLLFRTPAQGAATVLFAALSPALEGDCGGGYWANGCRERTTPTTFDPHVQQVFWEISHRFLAQE is encoded by the exons GTTCCAGGGATGAGCAGAAGGGTCTGGCAGCCATCAGAAGGATCCACGAAGAGTACAACGAGGCTAAAG TGGAGTTCCAGAAACTGGACCTCGCTTCTCTGCAGTCTGTCCGTCAGTTCGTCCAAAGCTTCAAGGCGCGTGATTTACCACTCAATATCCTGGTCAATAATG CGGGTGTCATGCTGGTTCCCGAGGGTCGCACCCAGGATGGATTTGAGGTGCACTTCAGTGTGAACTATCTGGGCCACTTCTTGTTAACCTGGCTGCTCCTTGACACGCTGAAACGCAGCGGCAAATCTGGTAACTTCTCCCGTGTGGTCAACGTTTCGTCCTCTGCGCACTGCGTCGGCGAGATCCGGCTGGATGACTTGAATAGCAA CCGCTGCTATTCAGCCCACGGAGCTTACTGTCAAAGTAAGCTGGCACAGCTCTTATTCAGCTCCCACCTCCACCAGGAGCTGCGACATGGAGGTTTACCAGTGAGTTCATGCGCTGTGGATCCTGGTATGGTGGACACTGATCTCTATCGCCACCTTTGGACTCCACTCCGCCTGGCACAAGGTGTTGCGTCACGCTTGCTATTCAGG ACTCCTGCACAGGGTGCCGCCACCGTCCTGTTTGCTGCCCTGTCACCAGCATTGGAGGGCGACTGCGGAGGAGGCTACTGGGCCAACGGGTGCCGAGAGAGGACAACGCCTACCACCTTTGACCCTCACGTGCAGCAGGTCTTTTGGGAAATCAGTCACAGGTTTCTGGCCCAGGAGTAA